The sequence CGACCCGGACCCCGCCGAGGGCGTCCGGCGCTGCGGGCTGCTCGGCGCGGCGAGCGTGGCGCTGCTGCCCGCCTCGTTCACGGACGTGGTCGCCGGCGGCGAGGCCGCCGTCCCGGTCACCGCCGCGGGGCCCCTCGTGCCGGACCCCGCCCTGCGCCGGGTGCTGGACGAACGCGCGGCCGACGCGCGCCGGCGCTGGAGCGAGCACGGTGACGACGGCATCCCGACCGGCCTCGCCGCGGCCGACCACCACGGCCACGCGCACACCCACCCGCCGGGCGAGGGCCACGGTCACGGCCACGACCACGCGCACGGACACCCCCACGAGCACGGCCCCACGACCGGCCACCGGCATCACCACCACCCGTCCGCCGCTGGAGCGGACCGAGGCATCAGGAGCATCGCATGACGTTCCGTCAGCAGTATCTGTACGGCGACGGCCCCATCGAACTCAACGCGGGCCGCCGCACGCTCAAGGTCACCGTGAGCAACACCGGCGACCGGGCGGTGCAGATCGGGTCGCACTACCACTTCTTCGAGGTGAACTCGGCGCTCTCCTTCGACCGCGAGGCGACGCTCGGCATGCACCTCAACATCGCCGCCGGCACCTCCGTACGGTTCGAGCCCGGCGGAACGCGCGAGGTCGAGCTGTGCGCGTACGCCGGAACCGGACGGCTCACCGGCTTCAGCGGGCTGCTCAACGGCAGCCTCGCCTCCCACCCCGCACGCGTCGAAGCCGTCCGCAAGGCCATCGAACGCGGCTTCCAGGGGGCGCAGAACAAGCCCGCCGGGTCCGGATCCAAAGCGCAGTCCAAGGGCGCCGGCAAGGACGGGGCCAAGGGTTCCAAGGCCGCCAAGGACAAGAAGAAGGGTTCGCGCTGATGCCCATCCTGCCCCGCAAGCAGTACACCGACATGTTCGGGCCGACGGTCGGCGACCGCTTCCA is a genomic window of Streptomyces sp. NBC_00708 containing:
- a CDS encoding urease subunit beta; protein product: MTFRQQYLYGDGPIELNAGRRTLKVTVSNTGDRAVQIGSHYHFFEVNSALSFDREATLGMHLNIAAGTSVRFEPGGTREVELCAYAGTGRLTGFSGLLNGSLASHPARVEAVRKAIERGFQGAQNKPAGSGSKAQSKGAGKDGAKGSKAAKDKKKGSR